The Sphingopyxis fribergensis genome contains a region encoding:
- a CDS encoding MFS transporter: MARTRLIAALILTYAAFAMLLNSVGTVILQSISSFDVTKPQASTLEGFKDITIAVVSFATASYLPRIGLRNALIGALMLAILSCIVMPLFGSFNIARLHFAMVGAAFAVAKVAVYSMIGLVTDSPRKHASLTSLIEGMFMVGVLSSYWVFSAFIDPTGLRWLDAYWVLGAITALALALLLSAPVQEHSLHEGDEPVGEGATAFARMLRLAALPLVLVFVLCAFVFVLIEQGIQSWLPTFNNEVLHLPAQMSVQAASLFAACLAIGRFVAGAVMARFDWYPVLNTCLAVLAALILLVLPLADGLAQGAIHNWRDAPVAAFLFPLIGIALAPIYPTIVSVMLSAMPNRQHPPLMGLVVIFSALGGTTGSLITGQLFAHFDGRTAFTLMLVPTAMLAGGLFLLRRRIALVDAA; this comes from the coding sequence ATGGCCCGCACCCGACTGATCGCCGCGCTTATCCTGACCTATGCCGCCTTTGCGATGCTGCTCAACAGCGTCGGCACGGTGATCCTCCAGTCGATTTCCAGTTTCGACGTCACCAAGCCGCAGGCCAGCACGCTCGAAGGCTTCAAGGATATCACCATCGCGGTCGTGTCCTTCGCCACGGCGAGCTATCTGCCGCGGATCGGCCTGCGCAATGCGCTGATCGGCGCCCTGATGCTCGCGATCCTCAGCTGTATCGTCATGCCCTTGTTCGGCAGCTTCAACATCGCGCGGCTGCATTTCGCAATGGTCGGCGCCGCCTTCGCAGTGGCCAAGGTAGCCGTTTATTCGATGATCGGCCTCGTTACCGACAGTCCGCGCAAGCACGCCAGCCTGACCAGCCTGATCGAGGGCATGTTCATGGTTGGGGTGCTGTCCTCCTATTGGGTGTTCAGCGCCTTCATCGATCCGACGGGCCTTCGCTGGCTCGATGCCTATTGGGTGCTGGGCGCGATCACCGCGCTGGCGCTTGCCCTGCTGCTGTCGGCGCCGGTCCAAGAGCATAGCCTGCACGAAGGCGATGAGCCGGTGGGCGAGGGCGCAACCGCATTTGCGCGGATGCTCCGGCTGGCCGCGCTGCCGCTCGTCCTCGTCTTTGTCCTGTGCGCTTTCGTCTTTGTGCTGATCGAGCAGGGCATCCAGAGTTGGCTACCGACCTTTAACAACGAGGTATTGCACCTGCCCGCGCAAATGAGCGTGCAGGCAGCCAGCCTGTTCGCCGCATGCCTTGCCATCGGGCGGTTCGTAGCGGGCGCGGTGATGGCGCGCTTCGACTGGTATCCGGTGCTCAATACCTGCCTTGCGGTCCTTGCGGCGTTGATCCTTCTCGTGCTGCCGCTCGCCGATGGGCTCGCGCAGGGCGCGATCCACAACTGGCGCGACGCGCCGGTCGCCGCGTTTCTTTTCCCGCTGATCGGGATTGCGCTCGCGCCGATTTATCCGACGATCGTCTCGGTGATGCTGAGCGCGATGCCGAACCGGCAACATCCACCGCTGATGGGGCTCGTCGTCATTTTTTCGGCGCTCGGCGGCACAACGGGTTCGCTGATCACGGGGCAGCTCTTCGCGCATTTCGACGGGCGCACCGCCTTCACGCTGATGCTCGTCCCGACGGCGATGCTCGCGGGCGGGCTCTTTTTGCTCCGCCGCCGGATCGCGCTAGTCGACGCCGCATAG
- a CDS encoding glycoside hydrolase family 6 protein, which produces MIRPLIAVSMTSLLILATPAFGQAPALFVDNRSTTANAAERLEEQDREIALRLSKIPSASWLTYGSPDVVEEKARDIVGRAFLQGHIPVLAIYNIPYRDCALYSAGGAADSRAYREWILGVARGIGDRATIVILEPDGLGVIPWHRTLAGDIEGCRPEGKNEGAAAQRYEKLRSAVAILAERPGVSIYLDGTGSSWLAPGEIASRLVKADVAKVSGFFLNVSNFERDDRVIPYARWVSDCIALITRGGLDPRECPSQYSPAVFDDEKSWAATDKAYDRLFVRTGLKRDPSRQKHAVIDTSRNGRGSWKPPVGKYRDAEVWCNPPGRGLGRRPSLESGNPYVDAFLWIKVPGESDGECLRGTAGPADPERGVKAPPAGQWFPAQARELIELAEPPLPAE; this is translated from the coding sequence ATGATTCGTCCCTTGATCGCGGTGTCGATGACCTCGCTATTGATTTTGGCAACGCCAGCGTTCGGCCAGGCGCCGGCGCTTTTTGTCGACAACCGAAGCACGACCGCGAACGCCGCCGAGAGACTGGAAGAACAGGATCGCGAGATTGCTTTGCGGCTCTCGAAAATCCCGTCCGCGTCTTGGCTCACATATGGCTCGCCGGATGTTGTGGAAGAAAAGGCTCGTGACATTGTCGGTCGCGCCTTCCTCCAAGGGCATATCCCTGTTCTGGCGATCTACAATATTCCGTACCGCGACTGCGCTCTCTATTCAGCGGGTGGGGCCGCCGACAGCAGGGCCTACCGCGAATGGATCCTAGGGGTCGCACGCGGGATTGGTGATCGCGCCACTATCGTCATTCTCGAGCCGGACGGACTCGGCGTCATTCCTTGGCATCGCACCCTCGCTGGCGATATCGAGGGCTGCCGGCCTGAGGGAAAGAACGAGGGCGCAGCGGCGCAGCGATATGAGAAACTGCGCAGCGCCGTTGCGATTCTGGCCGAGCGACCCGGGGTCAGCATCTATCTCGATGGAACCGGCAGCAGCTGGCTGGCGCCCGGCGAGATCGCCAGCCGGCTGGTCAAGGCGGATGTCGCCAAGGTGTCGGGTTTCTTCCTCAATGTTTCCAATTTCGAGCGCGATGACCGGGTCATTCCCTATGCACGCTGGGTCAGTGACTGTATCGCCCTCATCACGCGCGGCGGGCTCGATCCGCGCGAATGTCCGAGCCAGTATAGCCCCGCAGTTTTCGATGACGAGAAGAGCTGGGCGGCGACCGACAAAGCCTATGATCGCCTGTTCGTGCGAACGGGGCTGAAGCGCGATCCATCGCGTCAGAAGCATGCGGTGATCGATACAAGCCGCAACGGTAGGGGATCATGGAAACCGCCCGTCGGCAAATATCGCGACGCGGAGGTCTGGTGCAATCCGCCGGGCCGGGGACTGGGCAGGCGACCTTCGCTTGAAAGCGGGAACCCCTATGTCGATGCCTTTCTCTGGATCAAGGTGCCTGGAGAGTCCGACGGAGAATGTCTGCGCGGAACGGCGGGACCGGCGGACCCCGAACGGGGCGTCAAGGCCCCGCCTGCGGGGCAATGGTTCCCGGCGCAGGCGCGCGAACTGATCGAGCTGGCGGAGCCGCCGCTACCAGCTGAATGA
- the hmpA gene encoding NO-inducible flavohemoprotein — MTQPLSPRTIALVKATVPALADHGTAITAAMYRRLFKDEQIRALFNHSNQGEGGSQVHALAAAILAYAQNIDNLDQLGPTIERIAHKHVGYHILPEHYPSVATALLGAIGEVLGDVASEEILTAWGEAYWFLADVLKARETTIREQITAASGGWTGWRPFTVVEKRRESQLITSFVLRPADGLPVLRHQPGQYLTFRLDVPGGPPVKRNYSISCAPNDEAYRISVKREAEGAGGSRFLHDQVSVGDTLEATPPSGDFVLNAPTGRPVILLSGGVGLTPMVSIAETIAANHPDVETHYVHGTLNSATHAMGSHLRGLAERHGAMSVSTFYDQPAAGDAIGKTHDVTGLISVDWLRANAPLNEADIYLCGPKPFLKALVTGLHIAGVSPERIHYEFFGPTDELVAA; from the coding sequence ATGACCCAACCTCTTTCCCCGCGCACGATTGCTTTAGTCAAAGCCACCGTACCGGCGCTCGCCGACCACGGCACTGCGATCACCGCCGCCATGTACCGGCGCCTTTTCAAAGACGAACAAATCCGCGCATTATTTAATCACAGTAATCAGGGTGAAGGCGGGTCGCAGGTCCATGCACTTGCCGCAGCAATTCTTGCCTATGCGCAGAATATCGACAATCTCGACCAGCTAGGACCAACGATCGAACGCATCGCGCACAAGCATGTCGGCTATCATATCCTCCCCGAACATTATCCTTCCGTCGCGACCGCGCTTCTCGGCGCGATTGGCGAGGTCCTCGGCGATGTCGCATCGGAGGAAATATTGACGGCGTGGGGTGAAGCTTATTGGTTTCTTGCCGACGTTCTCAAGGCTCGCGAAACCACAATCCGCGAGCAGATTACGGCCGCCTCAGGCGGTTGGACGGGATGGCGCCCCTTCACCGTCGTCGAAAAGAGGCGGGAGAGCCAACTTATCACTTCCTTCGTCCTTCGCCCGGCCGACGGTCTGCCGGTTCTTCGCCATCAGCCCGGTCAATATCTGACGTTCCGTCTCGACGTGCCCGGCGGGCCGCCGGTCAAGCGCAATTATTCGATTTCTTGCGCGCCGAACGACGAAGCGTACCGCATTTCGGTGAAGCGCGAAGCCGAGGGCGCTGGCGGGTCGCGTTTTCTTCACGACCAGGTCAGTGTCGGCGATACGCTCGAGGCAACGCCCCCCTCTGGCGACTTCGTCCTGAACGCCCCGACGGGCCGCCCAGTAATCCTGCTCTCGGGCGGGGTCGGCCTAACCCCGATGGTGAGCATTGCCGAAACGATTGCGGCCAATCACCCGGACGTCGAAACTCATTATGTCCATGGCACGCTCAATAGCGCGACCCACGCCATGGGATCACATCTGCGCGGGCTGGCCGAACGCCATGGCGCGATGTCGGTCTCCACCTTTTACGACCAGCCCGCCGCAGGCGACGCCATCGGCAAGACGCACGATGTTACGGGGCTGATCTCGGTCGACTGGTTGCGCGCTAACGCTCCGTTAAACGAAGCGGACATCTATCTGTGCGGCCCCAAGCCATTCCTGAAGGCACTCGTGACCGGGCTCCATATCGCGGGGGTGTCGCCGGAGCGGATCCACTACGAATTTTTCGGTCCGACCGACGAGTTGGTCGCGGCCTGA
- a CDS encoding glycoside hydrolase family 3 protein: MNLPRGAVMALGVTSLATLASASFITIAAAQPAPIAGAAASAEANPDNWPARAATLALDPAIEGRIDDLVAAMSLEQKVGQIIQADIGSVTPEDVYRYHLGSVLNGGNSDPGARYNAPARDWLTAADAFYAASMKSNGKLPRIPVIWGSDAVHGHNNVVGATLFPHNIGLGAARNPDLVRRIGAATAIEMRVTGLDWTFAPTLAVVRDDRWGRTYEGFGETPEIATSYAAPLIEGLQGKMGDKDWLRGPHIIATAKHFLGDGGTYGGKDQGEAQMPEAQLRDLFSPPYLPALDAGVQSVMVSFSSWNGVKMHGNRSLLTGVMKERWNFDGFLVGDWNGHGQVAGCSATDCTGSAVAGLDMYMAPDSWKELYRTTLAHARDGSLPVARLDDAVRRILRVKLRAGLFETGKPSSRPFGGRFELLGGPDHRALAREAVRESLVLLKNTGSLLPLKPGANILVAGDGADSLTKQTGGWTLNWQGTGTKRSDFPNAQSIWEGIDAEVKAAGGSATLSVEGRYSRKPDVAIVIFGEDPYAEFQGDRPDVGYDDAKNLALLRSLKAAGVPTVSVFLSGRAMWVNPFLNASDAFVAAWLPGSEGGGIADMLFGKADFRGKLPYSWPKASDQAAVNVGDENYDPLFAYGFGLTFADKGDLALLPETRASAAAADPGLLFVAGKPGSGRRLMLGAPGALSTNPGPALVEARGADRAAQEDSVRLRWTGAGPAVAAIVEDAPADLSRQSNGDLALELELRVDTPPSADVSLIMGCGSQCAAGFPLRAMLAEAAKTAKWTRFAIPLRCFEKAGVDMTRVETPLSIATSGTLDLVLSSARIVSPSGPTLQCK, from the coding sequence ATGAATTTGCCGCGCGGGGCTGTCATGGCGCTCGGGGTCACGTCGCTCGCGACGTTGGCTTCGGCCTCCTTTATTACGATCGCCGCTGCCCAGCCGGCTCCGATCGCTGGCGCCGCCGCGAGCGCCGAGGCAAATCCAGACAACTGGCCGGCGCGTGCTGCGACGCTCGCGCTCGATCCGGCGATCGAGGGACGCATCGACGATCTGGTCGCGGCCATGTCGCTCGAGCAGAAGGTCGGCCAGATCATCCAGGCCGATATCGGCAGCGTCACGCCCGAGGATGTCTATCGCTATCATCTCGGCTCGGTGCTCAATGGCGGCAATTCCGATCCGGGCGCGCGCTACAATGCACCGGCAAGGGATTGGCTCACCGCCGCCGACGCCTTTTATGCCGCGTCGATGAAGTCGAACGGCAAGCTGCCGCGCATTCCGGTGATCTGGGGCAGCGACGCCGTTCACGGTCACAACAATGTCGTCGGCGCCACGCTCTTCCCGCACAACATCGGCCTCGGTGCCGCGCGCAATCCCGATCTTGTCCGCCGTATTGGCGCCGCCACCGCTATCGAGATGCGCGTCACGGGGCTCGACTGGACCTTCGCTCCGACGCTTGCGGTCGTGCGCGATGACCGCTGGGGACGGACCTACGAGGGGTTCGGCGAAACGCCGGAGATCGCGACAAGCTATGCCGCGCCCTTGATCGAGGGCCTGCAGGGCAAGATGGGCGACAAGGACTGGCTGCGCGGCCCGCACATCATCGCCACCGCGAAACATTTCCTCGGAGACGGCGGCACATACGGCGGCAAGGATCAGGGCGAAGCGCAAATGCCCGAGGCGCAGTTGCGCGATCTCTTCAGCCCACCCTATCTTCCGGCGCTCGATGCCGGCGTCCAATCGGTGATGGTAAGCTTTTCCAGCTGGAACGGCGTCAAGATGCACGGCAACCGTTCGCTGCTGACGGGGGTCATGAAGGAGCGTTGGAATTTCGACGGGTTTCTCGTTGGCGACTGGAACGGCCATGGGCAGGTCGCAGGCTGCTCCGCGACCGACTGCACCGGGTCGGCCGTCGCCGGGCTCGACATGTATATGGCGCCCGACAGCTGGAAGGAATTGTACCGTACCACGCTCGCGCATGCGCGCGACGGAAGCCTGCCGGTCGCGCGGCTCGACGACGCGGTGCGCCGGATCCTGCGCGTCAAGCTTCGCGCCGGACTCTTCGAGACCGGCAAGCCGTCGTCGCGGCCCTTTGGCGGACGCTTCGAGCTGCTCGGCGGCCCGGACCATCGCGCGCTGGCGCGTGAGGCGGTCCGCGAGTCTCTCGTACTCCTGAAGAATACTGGGAGCCTGCTGCCGCTGAAACCCGGTGCCAACATTCTTGTCGCGGGCGACGGCGCCGACAGTCTCACCAAGCAGACGGGCGGCTGGACACTCAATTGGCAGGGGACCGGAACAAAGCGAAGCGATTTTCCCAATGCGCAGTCAATATGGGAAGGTATCGACGCCGAGGTGAAAGCTGCGGGCGGATCGGCCACTCTCTCGGTCGAAGGCCGCTACAGTCGGAAGCCCGACGTTGCGATCGTGATATTCGGCGAGGATCCCTACGCCGAATTCCAGGGCGACCGGCCCGACGTCGGCTATGACGATGCGAAAAATCTGGCTCTGCTGCGCTCGCTCAAGGCGGCGGGCGTCCCCACGGTCTCGGTGTTCCTTTCGGGACGCGCAATGTGGGTCAATCCCTTCCTCAATGCCTCAGACGCCTTCGTCGCGGCCTGGCTGCCAGGCTCTGAAGGCGGCGGCATCGCCGACATGCTTTTCGGAAAGGCCGATTTTCGGGGCAAGCTACCCTATAGTTGGCCGAAAGCGAGCGACCAGGCCGCAGTCAATGTCGGCGACGAGAATTACGATCCGCTCTTTGCCTATGGCTTCGGCCTGACCTTCGCCGATAAAGGCGACCTCGCCCTTCTGCCTGAAACTCGCGCCAGCGCGGCCGCGGCCGATCCCGGTCTGCTTTTCGTCGCCGGGAAACCGGGAAGCGGACGCCGCCTGATGCTCGGAGCACCCGGTGCGCTTTCCACCAATCCCGGGCCCGCGCTTGTCGAGGCGCGGGGCGCCGATCGCGCCGCGCAGGAGGATTCGGTGCGGCTTCGCTGGACCGGTGCGGGGCCTGCCGTGGCAGCGATCGTCGAGGACGCGCCCGCCGACCTGTCGCGCCAGTCGAACGGCGATCTCGCGCTCGAACTCGAGCTCCGGGTCGATACGCCGCCCTCGGCCGACGTAAGCCTCATCATGGGTTGCGGCTCACAGTGCGCAGCCGGCTTCCCCTTGCGGGCGATGCTGGCCGAGGCCGCGAAGACCGCCAAATGGACGCGGTTCGCGATACCGCTGCGCTGCTTCGAGAAGGCCGGCGTCGATATGACGCGCGTCGAAACGCCGCTTAGCATCGCCACTTCGGGAACACTCGACCTTGTCCTGTCCTCGGCGCGAATCGTCTCGCCGTCGGGGCCGACACTGCAATGCAAATAA
- a CDS encoding TonB-dependent receptor: protein MNRGKLMRAALLVLLSTTAALPAQAQEAGAGDSASDDRDEIIVTANRRAENSQDVSGVVQALGADQLRQDGIAELRQLQVAVPGLSIANQEGNVEIFIRGVGSANNTELGDPGAAPHLNGTYIPRPRGLGLMFYDLDRVEVNKGPQGTLYGRNALAGTLNIITAKPRLGEFSGYAQAEIANRSSYGAEGAINIPLGETFALRAAGYYVNRDYGFKNVSTGAPANELKPAGLEENYAGRLSLLWEPSDRLSISIVGDYGKETGTGYPGANIFSAVVGSGLRPDKLNLKHVVYRGLQGDMENELWGVQGKINYDFGSFGAELTGSYRSVDFYQVNASSDGIDYPGRDLSAVQYDNYSGNFWQTKSKSQIYEARLFANDDQRLRWNLGAFYFNEDQAVGYLALADRGYCCYSATEFTMPDVNGESYAFYADGTYDVADRLRFLAGIRYTEEKKSRYGIGGNWALTLGGENFDCCFATRVGTEGFRPALLDRPNFDVSNITTPQGMAQFLIEGIKTPGLRDTLIDQIGAIANGTNPNGTCIDRPDIDNGFVNCPALNPSNTNGGFSYANLTIPGQQSGSSKFNFIDWRFGLEYDLSDNNMLYAKVSTGHKSGGFNDSFNGSPIPETFSPEKLLVYEVGTRNSFDFFGRRAVVNLTGFYYDYSNQVFQDLTCINLDSTQTPPVCNGYSLVNRNIGASRIFGAEAEMRFKLPGNFGLDINAAYLDTKVTRGTVADARAQDFGAGGNSPLISLVGNRLPLASKMNISARLSQWFDAGPGRLDWQVLLNYRSSYFLSQFNEDDIVFLDGTRQSALAAGFPDRQKGYATLNLGIGYTIDNFRLEAWASNFLNEEVSQKALVGSSLNIRFLNDARSYGLRVRVNF, encoded by the coding sequence ATGAACAGGGGTAAATTGATGCGTGCCGCGCTGCTGGTGCTGCTTTCGACGACCGCGGCGCTGCCCGCGCAAGCGCAGGAAGCCGGAGCAGGGGATAGCGCGAGCGACGACCGTGACGAGATCATCGTCACCGCGAACCGCCGCGCAGAAAATTCGCAGGACGTGTCGGGCGTCGTGCAGGCGCTGGGCGCCGATCAGTTGCGCCAGGACGGCATCGCTGAGCTTCGCCAGCTTCAGGTTGCAGTGCCGGGTCTCAGCATCGCCAACCAGGAAGGCAATGTCGAAATCTTCATCCGCGGCGTCGGCTCGGCGAACAACACCGAGCTTGGCGATCCAGGCGCCGCGCCGCATCTCAACGGCACTTATATCCCGCGCCCGCGCGGGCTCGGGCTGATGTTCTACGACCTCGACCGCGTCGAGGTGAACAAGGGCCCGCAGGGAACGCTTTATGGGCGCAACGCGCTCGCGGGTACGCTCAATATCATCACCGCAAAGCCGCGGCTCGGCGAGTTCAGCGGCTATGCGCAGGCCGAAATCGCCAATCGCTCCTCCTATGGCGCGGAAGGTGCGATCAACATTCCCTTGGGCGAAACCTTCGCGCTCCGCGCGGCGGGCTATTATGTCAACCGCGACTATGGCTTCAAAAATGTCTCGACCGGCGCACCGGCGAACGAGCTCAAGCCCGCGGGTCTCGAAGAAAACTACGCCGGACGCCTGTCCCTGCTCTGGGAACCGAGCGACCGGCTCAGTATCTCGATCGTCGGAGACTATGGCAAGGAAACGGGCACCGGCTATCCGGGTGCCAATATCTTCAGCGCTGTCGTTGGAAGCGGTCTGCGTCCCGACAAGCTCAATCTCAAGCATGTCGTCTACCGCGGGCTGCAAGGTGACATGGAGAATGAGCTCTGGGGCGTCCAGGGCAAGATCAACTATGATTTCGGAAGCTTTGGCGCCGAACTGACGGGCAGCTATCGCTCGGTCGATTTCTATCAGGTCAACGCCTCGAGCGACGGGATCGACTACCCCGGCCGCGACCTCTCGGCGGTCCAGTACGACAATTATTCGGGCAATTTCTGGCAGACTAAATCGAAGAGCCAGATCTATGAGGCCCGCCTGTTCGCGAACGACGACCAACGCCTGCGCTGGAACCTCGGTGCCTTCTATTTCAACGAAGACCAGGCCGTCGGTTATCTCGCGCTCGCCGACCGCGGCTACTGCTGCTACTCGGCGACCGAATTTACGATGCCCGATGTCAACGGCGAGAGCTATGCCTTCTACGCCGACGGCACCTATGATGTCGCCGATCGCCTCCGCTTCCTCGCCGGCATCCGCTACACCGAGGAAAAGAAATCGCGCTACGGTATTGGCGGCAACTGGGCGCTCACGCTCGGAGGAGAGAATTTCGATTGCTGCTTCGCGACCCGCGTCGGGACCGAGGGCTTCCGGCCCGCGCTGCTCGACCGGCCCAACTTCGATGTTTCGAATATCACGACGCCGCAGGGCATGGCGCAGTTCCTGATCGAAGGGATCAAGACGCCGGGCCTTCGCGACACGCTGATCGACCAGATCGGCGCGATCGCCAACGGCACCAATCCGAACGGCACCTGTATCGACCGGCCCGATATCGACAATGGCTTCGTCAACTGCCCGGCGCTCAATCCGTCGAACACCAACGGCGGCTTCAGCTATGCTAACCTGACCATTCCCGGTCAGCAGAGCGGCAGCTCGAAGTTCAATTTCATCGATTGGCGGTTCGGCCTAGAATATGACCTCAGCGACAACAATATGCTCTACGCAAAGGTTTCGACGGGTCACAAGTCGGGCGGCTTCAACGACAGCTTCAACGGCTCACCGATCCCCGAGACCTTCAGCCCCGAAAAGCTGCTCGTCTACGAAGTCGGCACACGCAACAGCTTCGATTTCTTCGGACGCCGGGCGGTCGTCAACCTGACCGGCTTCTATTACGACTATTCGAACCAGGTCTTCCAGGACCTTACCTGCATCAATCTCGACAGCACCCAGACGCCGCCGGTCTGCAACGGCTATTCGCTCGTCAACCGCAACATCGGCGCTTCGCGGATCTTTGGTGCCGAGGCCGAAATGCGGTTCAAGCTGCCGGGTAATTTCGGACTGGATATCAATGCCGCCTATCTCGACACCAAAGTCACCCGCGGCACTGTCGCCGACGCGCGCGCGCAGGACTTTGGCGCAGGCGGAAATTCGCCGCTGATCAGTCTCGTCGGAAATCGCCTGCCGCTCGCGTCTAAAATGAATATCAGCGCACGGCTGTCGCAATGGTTCGACGCGGGTCCAGGTCGTCTCGATTGGCAGGTGCTGCTGAACTACCGCTCATCCTACTTCCTCAGCCAGTTCAACGAAGATGATATCGTCTTTCTCGACGGGACGCGCCAGAGTGCGTTAGCTGCGGGCTTCCCGGACCGGCAGAAAGGCTATGCAACGCTCAACCTCGGCATCGGCTATACGATCGACAATTTTCGCCTCGAAGCTTGGGCGAGCAACTTTCTCAATGAAGAAGTCTCGCAAAAGGCACTTGTCGGATCGTCGCTCAATATCCGCTTCCTCAATGACGCGCGCAGCTATGGTCTTCGCGTTCGCGTGAACTTCTAG
- a CDS encoding LacI family DNA-binding transcriptional regulator: MCIDRSQASRYEAWNYALWGNIDRPGRRREGQISKRTTIVDIARVAGVTPKTVSRALNDAPHVSKAVRQKVKEAAAELDYHPNLAAQSLIARRSYLIGLTYERPSPSYVVDLQNGALGRLEDGRYRLVVLPFNHVASRPEELGRLLLRAGLDGILLAPPACDQPVLLDMLERHKLPYGRITPHSELDRGIVVTMDEAAAGQAVAAHLLSIGHRRIGIILGDPSHAASLGRMEGYRRAFRNAGAAIDERRIVTGDFTYDVGYRAARELLAQSPRPTAILAQNDDMAAAAIAAARDVGLAVPGDLSVAGFDNSEVSRTAWPQLTTVNQPVRQMAWDAADRLIAALDGKSDVSEPRRRDHAHELLVRASTAPPAN; this comes from the coding sequence TTGTGCATCGACAGAAGTCAAGCGAGCCGCTATGAAGCATGGAATTACGCGCTATGGGGCAATATCGATCGGCCTGGGCGAAGACGGGAGGGGCAGATTTCCAAACGAACCACGATCGTCGACATCGCGCGCGTCGCCGGCGTCACGCCCAAGACCGTCTCCCGCGCTCTCAACGATGCCCCGCATGTGAGCAAGGCGGTGCGTCAGAAGGTCAAGGAAGCCGCGGCCGAGCTCGACTATCATCCCAATCTCGCCGCGCAGAGCCTGATCGCGCGGCGCTCCTATCTCATCGGCCTCACCTATGAGCGCCCGAGCCCCAGCTATGTCGTCGACCTGCAAAACGGGGCGCTGGGGCGTCTCGAGGACGGACGCTACCGGCTTGTGGTCCTCCCGTTCAATCATGTCGCGAGCCGGCCCGAGGAACTGGGAAGACTCCTGCTGCGTGCCGGGCTCGACGGCATTCTTCTCGCGCCTCCGGCCTGTGACCAGCCTGTGCTGCTCGACATGCTCGAACGGCACAAACTGCCTTATGGCCGGATCACTCCGCACAGCGAGCTAGACCGCGGCATCGTCGTCACGATGGACGAAGCGGCCGCAGGCCAGGCCGTCGCGGCGCACCTTCTGTCGATCGGCCATCGGCGCATCGGGATCATCCTCGGCGATCCGTCGCACGCAGCCAGCCTCGGCCGGATGGAGGGATATCGACGCGCATTCCGCAACGCGGGCGCGGCCATCGACGAGCGGCGGATCGTCACCGGCGACTTCACCTACGATGTCGGCTACCGCGCTGCGCGCGAGCTTCTCGCGCAATCCCCTCGTCCGACCGCCATTCTCGCACAGAATGACGATATGGCGGCAGCCGCCATCGCGGCGGCGCGCGATGTCGGACTTGCCGTGCCAGGCGACCTTTCGGTGGCAGGCTTCGACAATTCGGAGGTTTCGCGGACCGCCTGGCCGCAGCTCACGACCGTCAATCAACCGGTTCGGCAAATGGCATGGGACGCCGCCGATCGCCTTATCGCAGCCCTCGACGGGAAGAGCGATGTCTCCGAACCGCGGCGGCGCGACCATGCCCATGAATTGCTCGTTCGCGCCTCGACCGCACCGCCTGCCAACTAG
- a CDS encoding group III truncated hemoglobin, whose amino-acid sequence MHSSHPHSLAARERRQSDAAAMGIDEAFIAALVDRFYASIRDDAELGPIFAARVNEWPKHLAQMNRFWQSILLSAGNFSGNPMMKHLAIPGLDQHHFDRWLRLFYAALRDLAPTPAAIDHIGAKARMIAESLLSGIWIHRDRDAALAKKVELPHV is encoded by the coding sequence GTGCACAGCTCGCATCCTCATAGTCTCGCCGCCCGCGAACGGCGGCAAAGCGATGCCGCCGCGATGGGCATCGACGAGGCGTTCATCGCCGCGCTGGTCGATCGCTTCTACGCCTCGATCCGCGACGATGCCGAGCTGGGGCCGATCTTCGCCGCGCGTGTCAACGAATGGCCGAAGCATCTCGCTCAGATGAACCGCTTCTGGCAGTCGATCCTGCTCAGCGCAGGAAACTTCAGCGGCAACCCGATGATGAAGCATCTGGCGATTCCCGGGCTGGACCAGCATCATTTCGATCGATGGCTGCGGCTTTTCTACGCCGCGCTGCGCGACCTCGCGCCGACGCCCGCCGCGATCGACCATATCGGCGCGAAAGCGCGGATGATCGCCGAAAGCCTGCTCAGCGGCATCTGGATTCACCGCGACCGCGACGCGGCTTTGGCAAAGAAAGTGGAGCTTCCCCATGTTTGA
- a CDS encoding DUF1971 domain-containing protein — protein MTQVLIVERDPGLPDGARSHRHIGPFDGDDIPAGLLRRHDLKCDVWGILSVDIGSIRFCWDDERGGSFRVTEGFSVLIPPLVPHHLEREGPVTIRIEFCSDTSPRECLGTSLT, from the coding sequence ATGACGCAAGTGCTAATTGTCGAGCGGGATCCCGGCTTACCGGACGGCGCCCGCTCCCATCGACATATCGGTCCGTTCGATGGGGACGACATTCCTGCCGGGCTGTTGCGCCGTCACGACCTCAAATGCGATGTATGGGGAATATTATCCGTCGATATCGGTTCAATCCGCTTTTGCTGGGATGACGAACGCGGCGGTAGCTTCCGCGTTACGGAGGGTTTCTCTGTCCTTATTCCACCCTTGGTACCACACCATCTGGAGCGCGAAGGGCCCGTGACGATTAGGATCGAATTCTGTTCCGATACATCTCCCCGGGAATGCTTAGGGACGTCGTTAACCTAA